CCTGTCGCTAAAATGACATCAGGACGAGCATTAATTGCTGTATTATATTCAATTTCAGGATCGGGATTGGCTAAGGCGAAAACAATGGGATTTTTAGCCATTGACTGCAACATGGAAACTGATAACGCACCTTTTACTGAGAGTCCAATAAACACATCTGCTCCCTCTAGTGCATCTTCAAGAGTTCTGGCTTCAGTTTGAGAGGCAAATAAGGCTTTATAGGGGTTCATATCTTCTTTTCTACCCTCATAAATTACCCCTTTTCTGTCACACATAATCAAATTTTTCGGATTAATTCCTAATCTGACATGAAGTTTGGCACAGGCGATCGCAGCGGCACCGGCCCCACAGTAGACAATTTTAACAGTTTCAATCGGTTTTTCAGCAACTTTTAAGGCATTTAATAACGCTGCACCCGTAATAATTGCGGTTCCATGTTGATCGTCATGAAATACCGGGATTTTCATCTTTTTTTTCAATGTTTCTTCAATATAAAAGCTATCCGGTGCTTTAATATCTTCTAAATTAATACCACCAAAAGTTGGCTCTAAACTTTTAATTGTAGCAATAAATTGATCGGGATCAGTTGCGTTAATTTCTAAGTCAAAAACATCAATATCAGCAAAGCGTTTAAAAAGGACAGCTTTCCCCTCCATTACGGGTTTTCCAGCTAAGGGGCCAATATTTCCTAACCCTAAAACCGCCGTTCCATTGGTTGCAACTGCCACTAAATTTCCCTTTATGGTATAATCATAGGCACGTTCTGGATCTTGATAAATTTGACGACAGGGTTCTGCTACTCCAGGGGTATAAGCTAAGGAGAGATCACGCTGGGTAATGAATGCTTTTGTCGCATTAACTTCTATTTTACCAGGGCGACCCGAACGATGATACTCAAGCGCGTCTTCAGGCAGGGAAGTCATCTTATTTTTCTCCAAAGAAGACTATGATTATAACCAATTAGCCTAATTATTGATAAATTTGGGTAATAAGATTTAATTATTTTTCGAGAAGCTTTACATTAAGCTGATTTAACCCACTCTTTATTAAGTTTTAATCTTTCTGGAAATAAAAAAATGTTACAATGGCTACAATATAAATAGGGGAATCTAAACTTAATCCTAAGTTAGAGTTGGTTAAACAAATCTACTAGATTTTCATGTTTATTAACTTAACCACCTTGAAAAGCTAATTTAATCGAGATTTTAACCAAAAGATTTTACTGTTATTGAGTTTAGACTAAGGAGAGACTGAATCATGCTTCAAATGACACGCTATTCTATCGAAGACATTCAAGAAGAGGCTCGTCAGCTAGTGCAACAAGGGAAAGTTGATCGCAAACAGCGAATTTATACCCTTTGTCAATACCTACCTTCCGGGGAATGGTCTTGCATTGAAATGGAGTTAGAAAGACATGATTTCTTACTTAGAGATTGTATTGGTGATTTAATTCCTTCGCAAGAGTGGGCCACCGACTAAAATTGTTCAGCGATGAATGATTTTTTTCAAGGAAGATAACAGTAAGGGGGAGATTACTAATAGGACAAAAATAACTTCCCCAACTCCCCAAATATTATTAGTTTGGGCTTGACTTTGAGCGTCCATTTTAATAACAATGGGAGAAGATGGGGCCTGTTTGGTTAAATTTTGACCAGGGTTTACTGTCTTTATTTTTTCTTGGTGAGACTCTTGACTCTCTGTATGGTTTGACTTGTTTTCCTGATGAAAATGTTCACTGTGTGCCAATAATAATGGTTCATTAGTATTTACGTTCATTTTCCGCTTCCGATTAAGATAAAAGGCGACCAAAAAACGGGATGATTATCTTTGTAATTTAGTTTTGCTTGTCGTAATGCCTCAGTTTTATTCATCATACCAAGCTTTAGC
The Crocosphaera sp. UHCC 0190 DNA segment above includes these coding regions:
- a CDS encoding DUF4327 family protein, translating into MTRYSIEDIQEEARQLVQQGKVDRKQRIYTLCQYLPSGEWSCIEMELERHDFLLRDCIGDLIPSQEWATD